The stretch of DNA tgcatggatgaggccaaattccatccgtGTCAAACACAAATGCTGCATATGGTTATCTTGTCTTGATATATTCTTGGTTTGCCTTTTTGCAAAGCTTATTTAAAgtatatatttacacaatttCTAAAAACGTTTGGCCAAAAAGTTGTCTGTTTTTCATGTGACATACAGAAAGTCAAGATCTCAGTTAGGGCTTCCTTCTTATAACTCTTCCATGAAGATTGTATGAGCAAGCTTTACTCAGCTAAACATTCATGCAGATTCCTGGATGTCTATACAAATCAAGCTGAAATTCTTTCTACAGCCTTCCCTTACAAGCTCAACGTCAGACAGACAACCAGCTATCAATTACCTTTGTAAGGTAATTGGTTTGGAAAGGTCAGATAATTAATAAAGCTGGTTTGCTTCTTAAGGTCTGAGACGTTGTCTAAAAGCTTCCGCATAGGCCATactgattactttttttttgtaacgaAACAGTATCTGTGCATTACAATTTGcttgttttatgtttgattagaaACAGAGGCTGTTCTCAATACAAaagactaaatacatcatttGACCACCAGGCCTTCCTGGAGTTTGAGGTATGCTTTGGATAATTGTCCTGTCGGAGGTTTCAATGATGTCTAATTTTGGGCTCTATAgtaaaaggttcatgtttaaacATGAATTAATATTCAACATGGGGCTTTTTCCAGATTCTGCTTCCTGTAATCAGCTGCAAGAGTTAGTGGCAATAATAAGGCACATTTTAATGCAATAAAACTATTAGAATTTTACTTAATTTTAGATCAAATTTGCTGTAGTAAGCTATAAAAACAGGGCACTCCAGAATGTTTTACAGTCTGTGACCATACAGTAAAAAAAGCTATTGCATTTTCAGAATTTAAAACATTCATTAAATGTTCAACACAATGATTTCTTCAAATCCTGCTTCCTGTAGTAAGTTGCAGTAACATAGCATTTTTCATGCATTTGGTTTTCCAATTTTGGGTCCACCAGTAAATAAGGTAGAGATTTATTTATGttcaaaacactgaaaataaaTTCTAGAGTTTACTGAAATTTTAACTGCTGTAGTTACACCAATATGGCACTCTTTAATGAATTTGGTGTTACAATTTTGGGCCTTACACTATAGATACTGGATTCAGGACTTGTACATAAGGATGTGAACTTTGATGATGGTACCTTGAAGTGAAGATCCACTTAATGCGCTATTCAGTTCAGGATAAAAGCCATTAAAATTGTCAAATGTAGGGAAAAGCCATACCTCTACTGAGCACAGATCCATTCTCTCGATAGTCTTGTATCTCTGCATCTTTCCTAACAAGCAGAGCGGCCAGCTCTCCAACCTGTCTCTGCAGTACACGAGTCACAGCTAACAGGGGGCGCATCATCTGTTTGGATACCTTTCACAAAGGACATGAcaatatacatacattacacaTTTCAAACCTACATTATAAGTTGTCCTAAAGCTCAAAGTAATCTTACAGCTAGACTACTTAATTCTCAGACACAAAACACAGATCATACCACTGCTATAGGTGCAGGGGTGCAGCGGAATTCCCAGTAGAAGGGGAGTCCTGCTAGCTCACTTTTGAGTTTGACAGTCAGATGGCTGCTGTGATGCTCGAGGAAGAAGTGTGACAAAGTGTTCAGGGCATTTGACTGTCCAGAGAAACAAGGTGTGGCCACAGAGCACAGGTGAGCAAAGAACGCCTCTACTGGAGCCTTCAAGCGCTTATTTAgatcctgagagagagagagagagagagagagagagagattatctTACAGTTACTACACTATGTGCACAATTAGGCAGGTCTTTTTTTTGAGGACTATTTTTATTAATCACCAACTACAGTTCTCTTGGTTAATCCAAAAGGTTaataaacctcaaacatgaaTGTTTAAGAAAGTAAAAGTGAGGTTTTGCAGGAGtgaccacagcctcccagacactgttcagagaggtgtattTTCCTTCATTGTAAATCTCCCTTTTAATAATTGCTCGCAAGTTTTCAATTAGGTTCAGGTCAGGTGAGGAAGGGGTGCAcgtcatattttttttaaatatttaatgccTTTACTGGCTAGCCATGCAGATGAGTacttggatgcatgtgatggagcattgtcctgcataaAAATAATTGTCTTTTTGAAAGATGCTTCCTGTACCACGTTTTTTTACTGTTCCTGTACCACTGCTTAAACATAGTGTCTTCTAAAAACTGGCAGTAGGCTTGGGAGTCGATTTTGAGCCTTTTAACCCGAAAATGTCCAACCAGCTCATCTTTAAATCATACTAGTACCCCActtccaccttgctggtgtctgACTCGAAGTGGAGGTCTTTGTCCGTTACTGATCCAGCCATGAGCCCATTCATCTGGTTCGTCAAGAGTCACTATCATTTCATCAGTCCAAAAATCTGTCTTCTGATATTTCCAGGACCAGTCCAGACGCTTCAGGTTATGTGTCTTGTTCAATAGGGGTCgggtttcagccttccttaccttgccatgtttttgaacactgaacatCTTGTAATTCTTGGTACTCCAGGTAGGTTGCAGGTGACAGAACTGGAAGATATTGGGTTCCTGGTAGCTTCAGGTTTAATCCTTCTCAAATCCattgcagttattttgcgcttttttaaaaaacatttttctggcGACCCTGTTGACAATTTGCAACAAAAAGTTTGATCTGTGATCTTAGCAATTTCAAGAGTGCTGCATCCCTCCAAGAGACTTTTGgtaatttttgacttttcagagtcagTTAAATCTCTTTTTTGGCCCATTCTGCCTAAAGAAAAAagctgcctaatattgtgcacACCTTGatatagggtgttgatctcTTTAGGCCACACCATCCCTCATTACACAGACTTAAATCCATTTAGCATTCAAATTTATCCAGTTTGGAGTTAGAAAATATGCCTCAGAATGATAATATGGTCAAAATACTCTAATAATTGCCTAATTGTGCACACAGTATATGTTGCATGAGTTACATGTTAATATTCTTACCTGTGCTCGACTCTGGATGCTGTCTTTGCTCATTTCTTCCTCCCAAATGTTAGACAAGTCGCTCAAAAGCACTCGATATTCAATATTGCCAAAAAAAGCTTTGGCCAGCAGTTTAGAATTCCCTACAGTCACTGGCACCCATGGCAATGCTGAAACAGCTGCTTCAGAGTGATTCATGCTCTCCATACCACAATGAAAATTCCTGGACAGTGGTTTCTACAACAGGAAAGAGAGTAGGGATGGGCACTACATTGATATTTTAAAATCAGGAAACACAGTATGGGCTGAggcaatattatttatattgagtTTGTGAATAAAATCCTGTTCCAATCTTGCAGAATACCTTTTGTCTGCTCTCCCATTGTACCCACTCCCACTGTGATCACAATTATGTTTGACCCTCACACATTGCCAGTGTACAACATGCTTCTTTGGCTCCCAGCCGTGGCGACAGAGATGGTTAAGCTGCTgcagatatttttttttgccagcTTTCTGACGCACCATGCAGAGTCCATAGCAAAGGGAAAAAGTAGAAGAGAGCCTCTACAAAATTCTCTAGTAAATAATCTCATTGAAGTAAAGATATGATGCAGTTGTAAACTAAGTGTCAAAAATTTAAAAACTGCCAGCATATTAATATACCATTTAGTACATGATGCTTTTTGTACATACTGTTGTCATGACCATTTTATTAACTTGACTACTACACTTTGGCAATTTACATACAAGTACACCACATGTCTATATTACACACCCTTATATTTTACTGAAAATTGAAAATCAGAAAGTTAGAAGCAAAAAACACCCAATGGCAACTGCCCTAAAGTGAACACACGTTGATAAACAGATATCATAGTGCTGTTGCCCCACACTACACCAAACAACCTTTCCTGCTGCAGAGAGCTGGCAACCAAAGGAGCAGAATCAGCAGTTCAAACTCAACAGATCATACGATTCCAGATGTTATAACTATTATAAATGTTCACCCAAAGCAAACACCAGAACATCACCAAAACATTAACTGTCTGTGTTTCATTTAACAAATGTCTTCTTTTGGTTTTTGATTCTTGCTGTGACACATATGTTGTTCAGTCCTAAAGATaaggagttttttttaaacaagcaaAACAGTCCTAAAGATCCTAGTTTTGCCAGACCGCCACTGGCTGCATAGACTTGCTTTTGGGACCAAAATATATGCTCTTTATTTTTGTAGCATAAAATATCTATTGTAATTCATGTGCCAAAGTGAGGTACCATCACTAAGGTAGTTACTTACTACTTAGCAAAAGGTATGTTTCCCATCTCAACAGTTGAGCAGGATGGCTTTAAAAGCCTTATTAAAACTCACTAGGTAATACAAATTGCCCTGTCGCAAATATTTTGCACAAGAAGCACTGCCTAACACTTCTGCTCAGGTCAGTACCCTTTTTGTCTGTATCGCTGTATCGAGTAACACATTTTACGTTAACTGACTGTGAGCCATATTTCAGagtacattcagctactttaggttgcacccattgctgacacacagcttgtgtaggcCTTGTataaaagtactgccaatagaactctggagcagataaacctctATCTATTGGCTCTTtgcttaatgccaggtatgggctagatCGTTATAAAGCCTctccagcactgaactgtggagaagtggaactgtgtttctcTCAGCCCCGACCCCTACCCCACTGTAAGTCGTATACCTACACTCTGCCAATATATCTAGATATGTTTTATTGTAATTCTATTAAGTTTATtggattttgttttttaaatatgctttgTTTCACAAAAGTGACATGTGACCTGCCTTTGAATAGTTCAATTAAATGTCTAATACAATTTGCTTTTCTTGATATTGTATGATCTGTTAGCCATGTGGATTCACATACTTGTAAGTTTTACCAATACAGTACTCTCTAGTCAATGGCCCGAATTACTGTAATTGACAAAGCTTACAAGCATGTAAATCAGGCAAAATAAAACTGCTGAAAGGGAAGGTTCGTTTAACTGTTCTGACGCAGCCTTTATCACAGTTCATAGTTATCATAATCCTGCAGTTGTTAGGAAATGGATAAGACATCGCATGACAATAGAAACCTGTAAGCTAGCTATAACCTGCAAGCTTTTTTAATTCTCCTACTAGCACTTCGTTAGCTAGTTAGGCGAGAGAGCTAGATAAAGTTCAGAGCTAGAAAACTGTTTTGGTATGAAactgtctagctagctatgtagattgaagcagtttgaaaataCCAGTAACGTTCTGAGAACGTGTCCTGTAAATATGAGTTGAAACGTTGAAAGAGGGACTTAGAAACAGTTAATGTGACGATTTAGTGGAAGGGTAGATTACGtcgaacaaaaacaaaacagctgtACTCACTGTTTCCAAAGTCCCAAAAGTCATAGAGTCAAGGCTCGCTAAATGCTGTTCAGTTTTGCCCAATTTTTGAAACACAGCTGTAAAAGGCGTCTGTTTCTAATAGACCTTTAACGACCCacaatagctagctagctagctagttactTTACGCGcggagcaaaacaaaacaaaaagagatgCTGCAGTCGGAAAGTCAGTTAAGAAATGTACAGGAGCGTTAAATAATCTAGTGCTATCTTTTTTGAACATAGGATATAAACGTTATCTCAATCAGATCTTCTACACTAAATGACTCTGTATACCAGTGCTAGAAAGATCAGCCCTACCTCGTCACTTTGCGAGGCATCTAACTACGGTTGTGGGGACCGTTCCGATGCTTGCACTATCCCCCAATCTAACTAAATAAAGCGTTCCGCTTAGGTTTAGAAACTGAGGAAAATGTAAATTGCACTCGAACGGTCAAACAACGGCGAAACTCGGGATACACATGAGATGTACACCTTTTAAACCAATGCAAAACTAAAGACCTGGCAGGGTTTGTCTAATATAACCAACACAACCGTCTAATGGGCATTCCGACGCAGCACTGATTGTTTTATGAGCAACGTAAACAAAAAGCGCGTGCATTTTGGCAACGAACGTTGAGATTTGTTCAGTctgaaagctgtatattttccttcataatgatttatgtgtcctgattaagattatattaataaaatgccagtgcaaaactgtatttcccactaagtaaagtaaaatatatgttattagttattaatttgagttacttaAAATATTTTAAGTAACTCAAATTACCCCCACACATAAGCTTTTAAATTATACCCTTTTCCTAAACTAGTTTATAATTTTTAATTCAGATAGTCAAACAAATATACtactaatataaataataaaattatggtgtagtataacttaatatagtcatggcagtgatgttaagagtaatgagagttaatagtggtaatatagagagtccatttaggttggtcattaggcaggtagcagtggtagaagggtgtgctgctggtctggcatgggtggtggtggcggtCCTggtggtctgacgcaggtagaggtcagtctgaccagcagtcagtcttccatcaggtcgggctggatgagtgggtgaccatttactttaagaaggtaaagagacagagttaggcctgaatggatttatggagagcaAGACGACAGCAcaagcatctcagtatactacaatacCTTGTGTCCGTAAACCCCTGGACATACAatctttatctaaggggaaacattaattaccaaaagctaaattAAACAtaagttttcagcctagatttgaAGATTGAAAcagtgtctgagtcccaaacattatctggaaggttattccagagttgggggggctttataagaaaaggctgtTCCTTCTACACAGGTTTTCTGAGTTTTGGGAACAAGTAAGAaaccagcaccctgagatctatgtaatcttgatggttcatatgTAGTAAGatcagcagggtagtggagagccaggtctggcagtaccaggatggaacagttggaactgggcatctcaatacatgagaaagaaaacagaaaggagtgAAAACAAGGAGTTAGGAGGAGCACAGTAATTGTGTTTGGTTGAATTATAGATGTATTTAGGAAAGGGTGGTACCTTCAGCCATTGCTAACCAGGAATGACAAATTTGGGATTTCTATGGGAATATCTtttatgtatatgtaatgtatTTAGTAACCTTTGTTTTGTGTTCGAAGGAGAAGAATGCAGAGACTGGCCTAGAGACCTTCTAGGACCTCTACTGTATTTGTATAGAGGTCATGCCTGGCCAGGCATGGCAGAGGAAAACCAgtaaacacttgcagggatgggaCAATGCAAGACTTTAATAAGCACAGTTAGGGCAAAACAAACAAGtttacaaacaagatgggataAACCAAGACAGCAGCAACTGAGGgacaaaaccaacaaacaatacaaacttaaccaatcagactggactttaacAAAAGAACAGCAGACTGGGAATAGAAAGGAGCTTGAGGATACTAGCTAGCACTTAACAAAACCGAGCAGGATAACGAAAAACTACTGAGCCTAGCTCAGGAGGGGGCAGGGGCATAAGGAGAACAGAAAACCACCTGCAGCGCCAAGGTGCTAAACAGGGCCGGGATATAAATAACAAAAAGCCACAAGCCAGGCTTAGGCGTACACAAACAAAACACcaggacacccaggggaaaaAGGGCTAAGTGCTAATAAGCACAGCTaacacagaaaccaaacaatAACAAAAGCAGGTTAACCCAAGATAAAACAGAGCACAAGAGACGTTGCCAAGAAGGGCACTACTTGAGCAGGTCGTGGAAATCTCTGGACCTTGGAAGATTCAATGAATTCACGGTTCATTAAAAAGCCTGAAGCTTTTGTAGCCACCGTCCCAGGTGTTGTGCATGAGGTTAACGAGGGGGGAAGTGGCTGCAGTGCGCATGCTCAGCCACTCTCCAGAAGTTTGGCGGCTGATAGGGCTCTGGGATTGCCCCAGCGAAGAGCACGAGGTCCTGACCGTAGAATACTTTCTTTTGCTGTTTGATGCATCATACACACAGAAAGGTGTAACAGACATTATAaattgtttatttgcattttttaaaaacgtTTTACTGTTTGTGTTATGTAATTATACCGCATTTACAATTTGTTTGCGCAGTCATTTTAAAAGTgtctctttactggcttcctgtagctgcccgcatcagattcaaaaccctaacgctggcctacaaagccaagaacaggggaaaaaataaaatccatggaagaaaacgtccaggctttttctgtcctggcaccaaactggtgaacgaacttcccctgggtgtccgaacggcagaggaGCTCGccgtcttcaaacgcagactgaagacccacctcttccgagagtacttgggtgaagagtagagcatcatggtgtcctgattgacttgtgtttagtagtgtctaagcttagaggtatctttgaatttttagcctattcaaactggctgaggttattcttgggtaaatagcaaagcacttttatacgtgttgctctcaccaagacaaattccttgtatgtgtaacatacttggtgaaatagagattctgattctgaactcTTTAAGAGTGTACTAAAGAGCAGT from Salminus brasiliensis chromosome 7, fSalBra1.hap2, whole genome shotgun sequence encodes:
- the nhej1 gene encoding non-homologous end-joining factor 1 isoform X3, translated to MESMNHSEAAVSALPWVPVTVGNSKLLAKAFFGNIEYRVLLSDLSNIWEEEMSKDSIQSRAQDLNKRLKAPVEAFFAHLCSVATPCFSGQSNALNTLSHFFLEHHSSHLTVKLKSELAGLPFYWEFRCTPAPIAVVSKQMMRPLLAVTRVLQRQVGELAALLVRKDAEIQDYRENGSVLSRANAPNSSQNVHVHVKDGTVHFMVTGRQLPICSRLQTEPFEGETFRENFIAQTLPQMSALQDCLEFDSELQELYVAVNTVRSDQKRKRPVSASADILSFVPEHIAHDQNQGSVPAGLRPVSSVSNQKAVQKPFEKTQEADIEQTLPLIPAAAPVDVSTVRPKKKKAVGLFR
- the nhej1 gene encoding non-homologous end-joining factor 1 isoform X4, whose protein sequence is MTFGTLETKPLSRNFHCGMESMNHSEAAVSALPWVPVTVGNSKLLAKAFFGNIEYRVLLSDLSNIWEEEMSKDSIQSRAQDLNKRLKAPVEAFFAHLCSVATPCFSGQSNALNTLSHFFLEHHSSHLTVKLKSELAGLPFYWEFRCTPAPIAVVSKQMMRPLLAVTRVLQRQVGELAALLVRKDAEIQDYRENGSVLSRGRLQTEPFEGETFRENFIAQTLPQMSALQDCLEFDSELQELYVAVNTVRSDQKRKRPVSASADILSFVPEHIAHDQNQGSVPAGLRPVSSVSNQKAVQKPFEKTQEADIEQTLPLIPAAAPVDVSTVRPKKKKAVGLFR
- the nhej1 gene encoding non-homologous end-joining factor 1 isoform X2, with the protein product MTFGTLETKPLSRNFHCGMESMNHSEAAVSALPWVPVTVGNSKLLAKAFFGNIEYRVLLSDLSNIWEEEMSKDSIQSRAQDLNKRLKAPVEAFFAHLCSVATPCFSGQSNALNTLSHFFLEHHSSHLTVKLKSELAGLPFYWEFRCTPAPIAVVSKQMMRPLLAVTRVLQRQVGELAALLVRKDAEIQDYRENGSVLSRANAPNSSQNVHVHVKDGTVHFMVTGRQLPICSRLQTEPFEGETFRENFIAQTLPQMSALQDCLEFDSELQELYVAVNTVRSDQKRKRPVSASADILSFVPEHIAHDQNQGSVPAAVQKPFEKTQEADIEQTLPLIPAAAPVDVSTVRPKKKKAVGLFR
- the nhej1 gene encoding non-homologous end-joining factor 1 isoform X1, whose product is MTFGTLETKPLSRNFHCGMESMNHSEAAVSALPWVPVTVGNSKLLAKAFFGNIEYRVLLSDLSNIWEEEMSKDSIQSRAQDLNKRLKAPVEAFFAHLCSVATPCFSGQSNALNTLSHFFLEHHSSHLTVKLKSELAGLPFYWEFRCTPAPIAVVSKQMMRPLLAVTRVLQRQVGELAALLVRKDAEIQDYRENGSVLSRANAPNSSQNVHVHVKDGTVHFMVTGRQLPICSRLQTEPFEGETFRENFIAQTLPQMSALQDCLEFDSELQELYVAVNTVRSDQKRKRPVSASADILSFVPEHIAHDQNQGSVPAGLRPVSSVSNQKAVQKPFEKTQEADIEQTLPLIPAAAPVDVSTVRPKKKKAVGLFR